In a genomic window of Scyliorhinus torazame isolate Kashiwa2021f chromosome 5, sScyTor2.1, whole genome shotgun sequence:
- the LOC140418780 gene encoding uncharacterized protein, whose amino-acid sequence MESKKTAHNGEKVFPCSVCGRSFSQSSTLSKHKCCPMGEKPWKCGDCGKGFNYPSELHIHQRSHTGERPFTRSVCEKGFTKSSDLLRHQRVHTGERPFICSVCRKGFRTSYHLLKHHHIHSEERPFQCSYCEKNYKRKRDLLSHKLTHTGEKPFTCTVCGKGFARSFDLLTHQLVHTDQRPFKYPDCEKSFKSRKDLLTHEHTQTRERPFICSFCGKGFSWKSNLLKHQRSHTGERPFICSVCGKGFIQSSHMLRHQRVHK is encoded by the coding sequence ATGGAATCAAAAAAAACCGCTCACAATGGGGAGAAAGTGTttccgtgttctgtgtgtggacgaagcttcagccAATCATCAACCTTGTCAAAACACAAGTGTTGTCCCATgggggagaaaccgtggaaatgtggagactgtgggaagggattcaattacccgtctgagctgcatattcatcaacgcagtcacaccggggagagaccattcacccgttctgtgtgtgagaaaggattcactaaaTCATCTgaccttctgagacaccagcgagttcacactggggaaagaccgttcatctgctctgtgtgtcggAAAGGCTTCAGAACTTCGTACCACCTCCTGAAACACCATCATatccacagtgaggagagacctttTCAATGTTCTTACTGTGAGAAAAACTATAAAAGGAAAAGAGATCTGTTGAGCCATAAACtcactcacaccggggagaagccgttcacctgcaccgtttgtgggaaaggattcgccCGTTCATTcgatctgctgacacaccaacttgttcatactgatcagaggccGTTTAAatatcctgactgtgagaagagctttaaaagccggAAGGATCTGCTGACACATGAACACACTCAAACCAGGGAGAGACCTTTCATCTGTTCTTTCTGTGGGAAAGGTTTCTCTTGGAAGTCCAACCTACTTAAGCACCAGcggagtcacactggggagaggccgttcatctgctcagtgtgtgggaagggattcattcagtcatcccacatgctgagacaccagcgagttcacaagtga